From Leptospira sp. WS58.C1, one genomic window encodes:
- a CDS encoding leucine-rich repeat domain-containing protein, whose translation MRKTFLILYFLFACSQSNHLIPVRNSEGEVLGKYPKEIRWLGFENNPSWSDLSAFSELEVLELNSKEIKSLEGLSDLPKLRSIHLSGSSVKDLSPLNRFAKLDSLILNQTELTDQDLNKYLYWNRLTRIELTDSKISNLGFLGSGCSVRHLQLKHTQIKDLRPLEHCTNLIELYLGRTQVKDLSPLYGLTNLVHLQLDGSDVSAKEISDFRKIQPYVKIMPGLRKIFSSETGLD comes from the coding sequence ATGAGGAAAACCTTTCTGATCCTCTATTTTTTATTCGCCTGTTCCCAGTCGAATCATCTTATCCCAGTACGAAATTCCGAAGGTGAGGTCTTAGGTAAATATCCTAAAGAAATTAGATGGTTGGGATTTGAAAACAATCCGAGTTGGAGCGACCTTTCCGCATTCTCCGAATTAGAAGTCCTAGAGCTAAATTCCAAAGAAATAAAATCACTGGAAGGTTTATCGGACCTTCCTAAATTAAGATCCATTCACCTTTCAGGATCTTCCGTAAAAGATCTTTCTCCATTAAATCGTTTTGCAAAATTGGATAGTCTGATCCTAAACCAAACGGAACTAACCGACCAAGATCTGAATAAATATCTGTATTGGAATCGGTTGACTAGAATAGAATTGACCGATTCCAAAATTTCCAATCTCGGTTTTTTAGGATCCGGATGTAGTGTGAGACATTTGCAGCTAAAACACACTCAGATCAAGGATCTAAGACCTTTGGAACATTGTACGAACCTAATCGAACTTTATTTGGGCAGGACCCAAGTAAAAGATTTAAGTCCATTATACGGTCTTACGAACCTGGTCCATTTACAACTGGACGGTTCGGACGTTTCTGCCAAAGAAATTTCAGACTTTAGAAAAATACAACCCTATGTAAAGATCATGCCGGGTTTACGTAAGATCTTTAGTTCCGAAACGGGATTGGATTGA
- a CDS encoding LIC20162 family protein — translation MNKSDTSKSAWWNWESSEPEIRSSKIKKSKLKINYIPPFFAILVYGVLLFYLFPFWTLVSTWIFKFVELLQITKVLKLSLLTDKRLYDYSALFVISYIAFAFFLDLIRFLRKNLFQVFVTEDNRLAVTKWGLLGKEIIRWNPDQTGLQIHHKSGWFRSLLGLEKLSFRIHLSETENSVLAESPYFFSKSNREFLSSVFRSV, via the coding sequence ATGAACAAATCCGATACATCCAAATCCGCATGGTGGAATTGGGAAAGCTCCGAACCGGAAATTAGATCCAGTAAGATCAAAAAAAGTAAATTAAAGATCAATTATATACCTCCATTCTTTGCGATCTTAGTTTACGGAGTATTGTTATTCTATTTATTTCCTTTTTGGACATTAGTTTCCACATGGATCTTTAAATTTGTGGAATTACTACAGATCACCAAGGTACTAAAACTTTCTCTTTTAACCGACAAAAGATTATACGACTATTCTGCACTTTTTGTGATCTCTTATATCGCATTCGCTTTCTTTTTGGATCTGATCCGGTTTTTGCGAAAGAACCTATTTCAAGTTTTTGTAACGGAAGATAATAGGCTTGCAGTTACCAAATGGGGACTTTTAGGGAAGGAAATCATTCGTTGGAATCCGGATCAAACCGGTTTACAGATCCATCATAAATCGGGATGGTTCCGTTCCCTTTTAGGTTTGGAAAAATTATCTTTTAGGATCCATCTTTCCGAAACTGAAAATTCAGTACTTGCGGAATCTCCTTATTTTTTTTCTAAAAGTAATCGTGAGTTCTTATCTTCCGTGTTCAGATCCGTTTAA
- a CDS encoding MBOAT family O-acyltransferase, with product MLFNSAHFLVFLPIVLILAKILKGTYQRVFLLLASLYFYNAWHPATIVCDDIRTSSWYENWIDLSFCNYNINLYIIILIVSMVVDYAAGRLMSKAEVSEKFRRLCLIVSLITNLGILAYFKYTNFLLEVFADLINQISTGEPLKIEHLKIILPVGISFYTFQSMSYTIDVFRRNLEARKSFLDFALYVSFFPQLVAGPIVRAHTFFRDLDDTPKVTADDVQIAFAQILMGFTRKIVFADNLAKVVDFTFNNYKILNPAEIWVGALAFGWQIYFDFAGYTDIAIGTARLFGYKFDPNFNFPMVARNIADHWSRWHISFSTWIRDYIYIPLGGSRVGVLKGYRNLFITWLFAGIWHGAAYHFVGWGLWQGIMLGIHREYSKTKLASWLNERGGISYDIGARVFTMFCLSFGFIMFRAKTMKAAWAMMKSLVFAVPGGIYSVKTFVNYDYGILLVICFILSYYFSRNPIETIVENKKKFGVFVTANLFIILFFGAGGQNFLYFDF from the coding sequence ATGCTGTTCAATTCAGCCCATTTTCTCGTATTTTTGCCGATCGTTTTGATCTTAGCAAAGATCCTAAAAGGTACATACCAACGGGTTTTCCTTCTTCTTGCCAGTCTCTACTTCTATAACGCTTGGCATCCTGCTACGATAGTTTGTGACGATATCAGGACCTCTTCTTGGTACGAGAACTGGATCGATCTATCCTTCTGTAATTATAATATCAACTTATATATCATAATCCTGATCGTTTCCATGGTCGTGGACTATGCTGCGGGAAGATTGATGAGTAAAGCGGAAGTCTCTGAAAAGTTCAGAAGACTCTGCTTGATCGTATCTCTCATCACAAATCTTGGGATCTTAGCTTATTTCAAATACACAAATTTCCTTTTGGAAGTTTTTGCCGACTTAATCAATCAGATCTCCACAGGTGAGCCTCTCAAGATAGAACATCTAAAGATCATTTTGCCTGTCGGTATTTCTTTTTATACGTTCCAGTCTATGAGTTATACCATAGACGTATTCCGAAGGAATCTGGAGGCTCGTAAGTCCTTCTTGGATTTTGCTTTGTACGTATCCTTCTTCCCTCAATTGGTGGCAGGACCGATCGTTCGTGCTCACACATTTTTTAGGGATTTGGACGATACTCCAAAAGTCACTGCAGATGATGTGCAGATCGCTTTTGCTCAGATCCTAATGGGATTTACCAGAAAGATCGTATTCGCGGATAATCTGGCTAAGGTAGTAGACTTTACATTCAATAATTATAAAATTCTAAATCCCGCCGAGATCTGGGTCGGAGCTTTGGCTTTCGGATGGCAGATCTATTTCGACTTTGCGGGATATACCGATATCGCGATCGGAACCGCAAGACTTTTCGGATACAAATTCGATCCGAACTTCAACTTTCCGATGGTGGCAAGGAATATCGCGGATCATTGGTCTCGTTGGCATATCTCCTTCTCCACTTGGATCCGGGATTATATTTATATACCTCTCGGCGGTTCCAGAGTAGGAGTTTTAAAAGGGTACAGAAACCTTTTTATCACTTGGCTATTCGCAGGTATTTGGCATGGAGCTGCTTATCATTTTGTCGGGTGGGGACTCTGGCAGGGGATTATGCTCGGAATTCATAGAGAATATTCCAAAACCAAGCTTGCCTCTTGGTTAAACGAAAGAGGCGGCATAAGTTACGATATCGGAGCTCGAGTTTTCACCATGTTCTGTCTTTCTTTCGGATTCATTATGTTCCGTGCCAAAACAATGAAAGCCGCCTGGGCAATGATGAAATCGCTGGTCTTCGCAGTACCCGGCGGGATCTATTCCGTTAAAACTTTTGTAAATTACGATTACGGAATATTACTTGTGATCTGTTTCATTCTTTCCTATTATTTCTCCCGAAACCCGATAGAAACGATCGTGGAAAATAAGAAAAAGTTCGGAGTATTCGTCACTGCGAATCTATTTATCATTCTGTTCTTCGGAGCAGGAGGTCAAAACTTCCTGTATTTCGATTTCTGA
- a CDS encoding glycosyltransferase family 87 protein, translated as MRIDLKKSGPLLVFILFLAFLYANGFSRTELSSDFSDYYEASRNFKQGKDLYSLDALSEVVQEFESGKLKLDQIFDPEVFFRIKAKVENVGSYIYPPTFAFLLIPISGLPFHIASGIFFTINFIALIVSLLLIGKLLGREKSFLFLSAVLLLSLRFVENHQNNNQVGFLLLLLILVSVSVQKDWLSGLVLSLAIVIKITPAAFLFYFLYKKRPMVIVYTIVFAFGWIALPALYDLEFTWKMNQTWYDLVLDKYLKSPALRAWKNNQSLNSTLSKYFLAYSDLLNQGRFGMPFTTLTVNQVKIISGILSLGIAGPYLYRVFKGASEGFVLSGLFFFSVIFSGISWIHAFVFLLFPTAFILSKLWPEQGEPLLVWEKWKTNLIKYRSATIFISVSILVLLLNRSFIGNIAEEAILMFSFLLYTSLIQYMCTFYSDRTA; from the coding sequence ATGCGGATCGACCTGAAAAAGTCCGGCCCTCTTTTAGTATTCATTCTATTCTTAGCTTTTCTTTATGCAAACGGGTTCAGCCGCACGGAACTTTCTTCCGATTTTTCGGACTATTACGAAGCCTCACGCAATTTCAAACAAGGCAAGGACCTATATAGTTTGGACGCTTTATCCGAAGTGGTCCAAGAATTCGAAAGCGGCAAATTAAAACTAGATCAGATATTCGATCCGGAAGTATTCTTTAGGATCAAAGCAAAAGTAGAAAATGTAGGTTCTTATATTTATCCGCCAACTTTTGCGTTCTTGCTCATCCCGATTTCCGGTCTTCCATTCCATATTGCATCCGGGATCTTTTTTACGATCAATTTTATAGCGTTAATTGTAAGCTTATTATTGATCGGGAAACTTTTAGGAAGAGAAAAATCCTTCTTATTCTTATCAGCAGTTTTACTTTTATCCTTACGATTTGTAGAGAATCACCAAAACAATAACCAAGTTGGGTTCTTGCTCTTATTACTGATCTTGGTTTCTGTTTCCGTCCAAAAGGATTGGCTATCCGGACTTGTTTTGTCTCTTGCGATCGTGATCAAGATCACACCTGCAGCTTTCTTATTTTATTTCTTATACAAAAAAAGACCGATGGTAATCGTTTATACGATCGTATTCGCTTTTGGTTGGATTGCACTCCCCGCTTTGTATGACCTTGAGTTCACTTGGAAAATGAACCAAACCTGGTATGATCTGGTTTTAGATAAGTATCTTAAGTCTCCCGCATTGAGAGCTTGGAAGAATAACCAAAGTTTGAATTCTACCCTATCCAAATACTTTTTAGCATATTCTGATTTATTAAATCAGGGAAGATTCGGAATGCCGTTTACTACTTTGACAGTAAATCAAGTAAAGATCATTTCCGGCATTTTAAGTTTAGGGATTGCAGGCCCTTATTTGTATAGAGTATTTAAAGGCGCCTCGGAAGGATTTGTATTATCCGGATTATTCTTCTTTTCGGTAATTTTTAGCGGGATTTCCTGGATCCATGCATTCGTATTCTTATTATTCCCGACTGCATTCATTCTTTCTAAACTTTGGCCGGAGCAAGGAGAACCACTTTTAGTCTGGGAAAAATGGAAAACAAATCTAATAAAATATAGATCCGCTACGATCTTTATCTCCGTTTCCATCTTAGTGCTACTTTTAAACAGAAGTTTTATAGGAAACATTGCGGAAGAAGCGATACTCATGTTCTCCTTTTTATTATATACTTCCTTAATACAGTACATGTGCACTTTCTATTCGGATAGAACCGCTTGA
- a CDS encoding glycosyltransferase family 4 protein translates to MLKKENLKYKPRVAVDARPLSYGITGNSRYLAEVLQRLLRPDSPLEYYLYSNKPIHPVFNHLIGLTPTFIPSKLPGVLWLNFTIPSLVKKHRIDLFWGTLQLLPAFGLKVPTLVNYHDLNFKSAPETMTTANYWQHKILSPITLKKADKVLCLSQNTKNDILNFLPELEPKLEVVYPGVQGFGSVTAPEKVLPKNFLFSVGTLEPRKNLSTLVEAYLSLKKEEPNFPYPLVLAGRLGWKSEGLTSLLKEGGLEKEGIYFIENPNDSKLGWLYKNCSYFIFPSLHEGFGLPLLEAIRENKPCIVSDIPVFHEVLDELTDSFVSPKNLEAWKNALSLAGKKGIYGRKPSKNDWSWDSTAKLVENSLVELWKSRKKNS, encoded by the coding sequence ATGCTAAAAAAGGAAAATTTAAAATATAAACCGAGGGTTGCGGTAGATGCAAGACCCTTGTCTTATGGAATAACAGGAAATTCGAGATACCTTGCGGAAGTTTTACAAAGGTTATTACGTCCTGATTCTCCTTTAGAATATTATTTGTATTCAAATAAACCTATTCATCCCGTTTTTAATCATCTAATCGGTTTGACTCCTACTTTTATTCCAAGTAAACTTCCGGGAGTTTTATGGCTGAATTTTACGATACCTTCTCTGGTGAAAAAGCATAGGATAGATCTGTTTTGGGGGACCTTACAGTTACTTCCTGCATTCGGACTAAAAGTCCCTACCTTGGTAAATTATCATGATCTAAATTTCAAGTCCGCTCCGGAAACAATGACCACTGCGAATTATTGGCAACATAAGATCTTGTCTCCGATCACTTTAAAAAAAGCGGATAAGGTCCTTTGCCTTTCACAAAATACCAAAAATGATATTCTGAACTTTTTACCCGAGTTGGAGCCAAAATTAGAAGTAGTCTATCCGGGAGTTCAAGGTTTCGGATCCGTGACCGCTCCCGAAAAAGTTCTGCCAAAAAATTTTTTATTCTCCGTAGGTACTTTAGAACCCAGGAAAAATTTAAGCACTCTTGTAGAAGCTTATCTTTCCTTAAAAAAGGAAGAACCGAATTTTCCTTATCCGTTAGTTCTTGCCGGTAGACTCGGCTGGAAATCGGAGGGGCTTACCTCTCTTTTAAAAGAAGGCGGCTTAGAGAAGGAGGGGATCTATTTTATAGAGAACCCGAACGATTCTAAACTAGGTTGGCTTTATAAAAATTGTTCTTATTTTATCTTCCCTTCTTTGCATGAAGGTTTTGGGCTGCCTTTGCTGGAAGCGATCCGAGAAAACAAACCCTGTATTGTTTCGGATATTCCGGTATTCCACGAGGTTCTAGACGAGCTTACGGACTCTTTCGTCTCTCCTAAGAATTTAGAGGCTTGGAAAAACGCACTTTCCTTGGCCGGTAAAAAAGGGATCTATGGCAGAAAGCCGAGTAAAAACGATTGGTCTTGGGATTCCACCGCAAAGCTAGTCGAAAATTCTCTCGTAGAACTTTGGAAATCAAGAAAGAAAAACTCCTAG
- a CDS encoding peptidase M30 — protein sequence MKVLTGDGYWKSLCMPLGRSFHTFVLSVCLIFILSDCVVSKDALGTNDKSEPSIDDLLSLAQVSSSCGGNNTFWIRNLVKNSSSCVQTKKVASGAHVNIYTTNGLESALDYQYIAQEFDSKIYPRLGEAFGFSDDLDGDGKVAVIVSDIHDGSQTGSSFVAGFFDPVDYFPDNSNYAVRSNYSNIVYMDGVELVAVRNSDLALGKPDTFLATLAHEYQHLIRFQYEARIMSQGGGRDEAWINEGTSEVAADIAGYSPQINRINCYRGRNSNACSRGVNGNSIFGSSKFNSLVDYAFAYSFMKYLYMISGNDTDSRNTFFRTGVQGPKGYRASDAYGLFHLFKTSADNYLNSSQEIKNAVGTDSSEIFKKIYPAFLWQSLGDISPEFAQSGTDTSGASDFLQDITYTIQYFPFPAAGTDGDVLRKLYDPLRIPEITPLGELNPGQIQFVKADRSNSSSIGRLVLLKKNIDGNLYSLQINTEMKRSGNVSVSLGITEDDNEGEEAIVLPESSDTRPICPHEFFKLSRNRTKQKIFGEYKIP from the coding sequence ATGAAGGTTTTGACCGGAGACGGTTATTGGAAGTCCCTTTGTATGCCATTAGGCAGATCTTTCCATACGTTCGTACTTTCGGTTTGTTTGATATTCATACTTTCCGACTGCGTGGTTAGCAAAGACGCACTCGGAACAAACGACAAATCGGAACCTAGTATAGACGATCTACTTTCTTTAGCCCAAGTATCTAGTTCTTGCGGCGGCAATAATACATTCTGGATCCGTAATCTTGTAAAGAACAGTTCTAGCTGTGTGCAGACCAAGAAAGTAGCTTCAGGTGCTCACGTAAATATTTACACAACTAACGGTTTAGAATCCGCTTTAGATTACCAATATATCGCCCAAGAATTCGATTCTAAAATTTATCCAAGACTCGGCGAGGCTTTCGGTTTTTCAGACGATCTAGATGGAGATGGAAAAGTCGCAGTTATAGTATCCGACATCCATGACGGGAGCCAGACCGGTTCTTCTTTTGTGGCAGGGTTTTTCGATCCGGTGGATTATTTTCCGGATAATTCCAATTATGCGGTCCGTTCTAATTATTCGAATATTGTGTATATGGACGGTGTGGAACTGGTCGCTGTACGGAACTCCGACCTTGCCTTAGGAAAACCGGATACATTCCTCGCCACCCTCGCCCACGAATACCAACATTTGATCCGATTCCAATACGAGGCAAGGATCATGAGCCAAGGAGGAGGAAGGGACGAGGCTTGGATCAACGAAGGAACCAGCGAAGTAGCCGCAGATATCGCGGGTTATTCTCCCCAGATCAATCGGATCAATTGTTATAGAGGTCGGAATTCCAATGCATGCTCCAGAGGAGTGAACGGAAATAGTATATTCGGAAGTTCTAAATTTAACTCTCTGGTAGATTACGCATTCGCATACTCCTTCATGAAATACTTATATATGATCTCCGGGAACGATACTGATTCTAGAAATACGTTTTTTAGGACCGGGGTCCAGGGTCCTAAAGGGTATAGAGCCTCGGACGCATACGGATTATTCCATTTATTCAAAACGAGTGCGGACAATTACCTGAATTCTTCCCAGGAAATAAAAAACGCGGTCGGGACAGACAGTTCAGAGATCTTTAAGAAAATTTATCCCGCATTCTTATGGCAATCTTTAGGGGATATTTCTCCCGAGTTTGCACAATCCGGAACGGATACAAGTGGCGCTTCCGATTTTTTACAGGATATAACTTATACGATCCAGTATTTCCCTTTCCCTGCTGCGGGAACGGACGGGGATGTTCTCAGAAAATTATACGATCCTCTAAGAATACCGGAAATCACTCCGTTAGGGGAATTGAATCCGGGACAGATCCAATTCGTAAAAGCGGACCGTTCCAATTCCAGTTCGATCGGACGATTAGTATTATTAAAAAAGAATATAGACGGAAACCTGTATTCTCTACAGATCAATACCGAAATGAAAAGGTCCGGAAATGTTTCGGTCTCATTAGGAATTACCGAGGATGACAACGAAGGGGAAGAAGCGATCGTTCTTCCTGAGTCTTCTGACACTCGTCCGATCTGCCCTCACGAGTTCTTTAAACTCTCTCGGAATCGGACGAAACAGAAAATTTTTGGCGAATATAAAATTCCTTAG
- a CDS encoding Fur family transcriptional regulator: MEEDRKSASRNTKQKGEILRVIRDAKGPLSVKEIHDISKKSIQNIGIATVYRSVNHLLESGLIHEIQLPGESSRFEISHLDHHHHFHCKICDRVFDVEICPFPMENLPKGFSLDSHEIILYGVCSECNNSTK, from the coding sequence ATGGAAGAAGATAGAAAATCCGCCTCTCGAAACACTAAACAAAAGGGCGAGATCCTGAGAGTCATCCGTGATGCAAAAGGCCCTCTTTCCGTAAAGGAAATCCACGATATCTCCAAAAAATCCATACAGAATATAGGGATTGCCACCGTGTATCGGTCGGTGAACCATCTTTTAGAATCCGGTTTGATCCATGAGATCCAATTACCCGGCGAATCTTCCCGTTTCGAGATCAGCCATCTGGACCATCATCATCATTTTCATTGTAAGATCTGTGACCGCGTCTTTGATGTGGAGATCTGTCCTTTCCCTATGGAAAATCTACCCAAGGGATTTTCATTAGATTCTCATGAAATTATCTTATACGGCGTTTGTTCCGAATGTAATAACTCGACAAAATGA
- a CDS encoding YbaB/EbfC family nucleoid-associated protein, which produces MFGKSLDNLKQMNQMRVRMKKLEKELEALSFEGKSKNELVVCITDGKQTVQEIRIEDSLLAKNDKKLLQKSIKQAVNQSMEAAQKVAEERMGEFKSLLSGMP; this is translated from the coding sequence ATGTTCGGCAAAAGTTTAGATAATCTAAAACAAATGAACCAGATGCGGGTTCGTATGAAAAAATTGGAGAAAGAACTGGAGGCACTGTCCTTCGAAGGAAAATCCAAAAACGAATTGGTGGTCTGCATTACCGACGGAAAACAAACCGTTCAAGAAATCCGTATCGAAGATTCTTTGCTGGCTAAAAACGATAAAAAACTACTTCAAAAAAGTATCAAACAGGCTGTAAACCAATCTATGGAAGCGGCCCAAAAAGTTGCGGAAGAAAGAATGGGAGAATTCAAATCTCTTCTTTCCGGAATGCCTTAA
- the queA gene encoding tRNA preQ1(34) S-adenosylmethionine ribosyltransferase-isomerase QueA, with product MEFQDLSDFDFELPEDQIAKFPAAKRDKSRLLVLGRTQDFLQEETEFSRILDYLREGDVLVANATRVSKRRVFLVTKTGRKHEAMFLSETEPGVWKTLTRNSKKLKLGDIVSDEVSGKFLFSVIKREEEFTILRSETELDENSFELIGRTPIPPYFKRESTSEDDVRYQTVYSKNLGSVAAPTAGLHFTQEILVELKNRNIEFLKLDLKVGYGTFQSLNEDHFANKKLHEEEFDLPLETAELLNLAKKNDRRIISVGTTTLRALESAYDTNTKTFKPGEGKTRLFLQPEDSILSCEGLITNFHLPQSSLLLLVSAFSEKEKILKAYKYAIEQNFRFFSYGDSMLILDPEKK from the coding sequence ATGGAATTCCAAGATCTGTCCGATTTTGATTTCGAACTTCCCGAAGACCAGATTGCAAAATTTCCGGCGGCTAAAAGAGATAAAAGTAGGCTGCTTGTTTTAGGTAGGACCCAGGATTTTTTACAAGAAGAAACGGAATTTTCAAGAATACTCGATTATCTCCGAGAAGGGGATGTGCTTGTCGCAAATGCAACCAGAGTTTCCAAACGAAGAGTATTCCTCGTTACTAAAACGGGAAGAAAACATGAGGCAATGTTTCTTTCTGAGACCGAGCCCGGGGTTTGGAAAACTCTTACTCGAAATTCTAAAAAATTGAAGTTAGGAGATATCGTCTCCGACGAGGTAAGCGGGAAATTCCTTTTTTCCGTAATAAAAAGAGAAGAAGAATTTACCATCCTCCGGTCTGAAACAGAGCTAGATGAGAACTCATTCGAACTGATAGGCCGCACTCCCATCCCGCCCTATTTCAAAAGGGAAAGTACTTCGGAAGACGATGTTCGTTACCAAACCGTATATTCTAAAAATCTGGGTTCAGTTGCGGCTCCTACGGCTGGTTTACATTTTACTCAGGAAATATTGGTGGAACTGAAAAACAGAAACATAGAATTCTTAAAATTAGATTTGAAAGTGGGTTATGGCACATTCCAATCCTTGAACGAAGATCATTTCGCGAATAAAAAATTACATGAGGAAGAATTCGACCTTCCTTTGGAAACAGCGGAACTTCTCAACTTAGCCAAAAAAAACGACAGAAGAATTATTTCCGTAGGCACAACTACACTCAGGGCATTGGAATCCGCTTATGATACAAACACCAAAACGTTCAAACCAGGAGAAGGAAAAACGAGGTTATTTTTGCAGCCCGAAGATTCTATCCTAAGTTGCGAAGGTTTGATTACGAATTTTCACCTTCCGCAGAGCAGTTTACTTTTATTAGTTAGCGCATTTTCAGAAAAAGAAAAAATACTCAAAGCTTATAAATACGCCATAGAGCAAAATTTCCGTTTTTTTTCCTACGGAGATTCCATGCTGATTTTGGACCCTGAAAAGAAATAA
- a CDS encoding AAA family ATPase translates to MLRKVLPSQTEIRFKAAKPAKLNGLPDFLVFHKEEVRTFRQALENPGLFRHILITGPEIEANLLQFGQYLEELVKGQPVVAEPNPTLLSLAGFPFENKYRPGKISEANGGLLLLPIKPFVEDPDLYYFLKGVLLTGKIDFLSLPEGSDSIHINRFHPSIDSRFRLILVGEETEVDSISQIDADFYGSFDFKIHMPYEISLEKSWLPIFSGLVKSWEKPGYPPLDQAALDSLLELALRWNDSQTKLSLHLSELRSFVREVLAFNNKGKKVVGRAEIEAGPALIQKRTAIHKRKYIENIKEGLIGVPLKGKKTGRINGLSVILLQSSLLDFGQVNQVSARVSLGSGNLINIEREVNLSGSLHDKGVFILQSYIKGMFSHTQSFGLDASILFEQNSSPIDGDSASCAELLALLSALSGLEIPCNIAVTGALSQYGDILPVGSVNTKIQAWFDVIRLTGSPREKYKIYIPKDNMRDLNLPREIRESMKKGNFQIFSCSHVEDLIPDIFGVPAGRISKSGKYPNGSLFSIIEERIDRKRDGEEH, encoded by the coding sequence GTGTTACGCAAGGTTCTTCCTTCCCAAACTGAAATTCGATTTAAAGCGGCAAAGCCGGCCAAACTGAACGGACTGCCAGACTTTTTAGTATTTCATAAGGAAGAGGTGAGAACCTTCCGCCAAGCCCTGGAAAACCCGGGACTCTTCCGACATATTTTGATTACCGGTCCGGAAATAGAAGCAAACCTTCTACAATTCGGACAATATCTGGAAGAACTCGTAAAAGGCCAACCGGTAGTTGCGGAACCGAATCCGACCTTATTGTCCTTGGCAGGATTTCCTTTTGAAAACAAATACAGACCGGGAAAAATTTCGGAAGCAAACGGCGGACTTTTACTTCTTCCCATCAAACCCTTTGTAGAAGATCCGGATCTTTATTATTTTCTAAAGGGAGTACTTCTTACAGGGAAGATAGATTTTTTATCTCTACCGGAAGGATCCGATTCTATCCATATCAATCGATTTCATCCAAGTATTGATTCCAGGTTTAGGCTTATTTTAGTGGGGGAAGAGACTGAAGTAGATTCGATCTCTCAGATAGACGCTGACTTTTACGGAAGTTTTGATTTTAAGATCCATATGCCCTACGAGATCAGTTTGGAAAAATCCTGGCTTCCTATTTTTTCAGGACTAGTCAAGTCTTGGGAGAAGCCGGGTTATCCTCCTTTGGATCAGGCTGCCTTGGATTCCCTATTGGAACTTGCGCTCAGATGGAATGATAGCCAAACTAAACTTTCCCTTCATCTTTCGGAACTTCGCTCTTTTGTGAGAGAAGTATTAGCATTTAATAATAAAGGGAAGAAGGTAGTGGGTAGGGCAGAGATAGAAGCAGGTCCTGCGCTGATCCAAAAAAGAACCGCTATTCATAAAAGAAAATATATAGAGAATATAAAAGAAGGCCTTATCGGTGTTCCTCTGAAAGGAAAGAAGACAGGGCGGATCAACGGACTTTCTGTGATTTTGTTGCAATCTTCTTTGCTCGATTTCGGACAGGTGAACCAGGTATCAGCCAGGGTTTCATTGGGTTCCGGAAATCTGATTAACATAGAAAGGGAAGTGAACCTTTCGGGAAGCCTTCACGATAAGGGAGTGTTCATCTTACAGTCCTATATCAAAGGAATGTTTTCTCATACCCAGTCGTTCGGTTTGGACGCTTCCATTTTATTCGAGCAGAATAGTTCTCCGATCGATGGGGATTCTGCAAGTTGTGCGGAACTTCTAGCGCTTCTTTCGGCACTTTCCGGACTAGAGATACCTTGTAATATTGCGGTAACCGGGGCTCTTTCTCAATATGGGGATATCCTTCCCGTCGGTTCCGTAAACACGAAAATCCAGGCCTGGTTTGACGTGATCCGACTGACCGGCTCTCCTCGAGAGAAGTACAAAATTTATATCCCGAAAGACAATATGAGGGATCTGAATCTTCCGAGAGAGATCAGGGAAAGTATGAAAAAAGGGAATTTCCAGATCTTCTCCTGTTCTCATGTGGAGGATTTAATCCCGGATATTTTCGGTGTCCCCGCAGGTAGGATCTCTAAATCAGGTAAATATCCGAACGGCTCTCTTTTTAGCATTATAGAAGAAAGAATCGATCGCAAAAGGGACGGAGAAGAACATTAA